Proteins found in one Zea mays cultivar B73 chromosome 1, Zm-B73-REFERENCE-NAM-5.0, whole genome shotgun sequence genomic segment:
- the LOC100285179 gene encoding BTB/POZ domain-containing protein NPY2 has translation MCTRPAHAHTCVAASGSGSSSPGGCAGIAASELVSDITVRIGTTKFYLHKFPLLSKCARFQKLIPTTGDENIEIHIHDIPGGAKAFGVCAKFCYGMIVTLNAYNVIAARCAAEYLEMNETVDKGNLIYKIDVFLSSSIFRSWKDSIIVLGTTKAHLPWAEDLKLVSQCIDSVASKASIDVSKVEWSYTYNRKKLPTENGHDSPWNGVNQRQVVPKDWWVEDLTDLDIDAYKQVITAVKTKGMVAKDVIGEAIKAYTYKKLPSLSKVSMIHGDAKVRAMLVTITCLLPSEKGSVSCSFLLKLLKATNLLKCGDMCRKELMKRIARQLEEASVSDLLIPAVDEDTSVYDIDLILSIVEEFIRQDSKNAQRHNGGEVNDHVSAPSASMITVAKIVDGYLAEVAKDPNIPVYKFFSLAETVSANSRPVHDGLYRAIDMYLKEHPSLGKSDKKRLCALMDCRKLSPDACAHAVQNERLPLRVVVQVLYHEQTRASAAATVRADSIGIGSYESSRSGATTNTEDEWDGVMAVEDLSLSSKTTKLEKCDAASTVSEKNHGGNKGANGRAKGGVMPKKAVGRTTMSGNKGQAGERSSSDSSDSAILPCQLEHPKRAAARSTTKSAAV, from the exons ATGTGCACGCGACCGGCGCATGCACACACTTGCGTGGCCGCATCTGGCTCCGGCTCGTCTTCCCCGGGCGGGTGTGCCGG TATTGCGGCATCTGAATTGGTGAGCGACATCACTGTTCGTATAGGGACTACAAAGTTTTACCTTCACAAG TTTCCGCTCCTCTCCAAGTGTGCTCGCTTTCAGAAGTTGATTCCAACCACTGGTGATGAAAATATTGAGATCCACATCCATGATATTCCTGGTGGCGCAAAGGCTTTTGGGGTCTGTGCCAAGTTTTGCTACGGCATGATTGTCACACTCAATGCCTACAATGTGATTGCAGCCCGCTGTGCTGCAGAGTACTTGGAGATGAATGAGACTGTTGACAAGGGCAATCTGATCTACAAGATTGATGTCTTCCTCAGCTCAAGCATATTCCGGAGCTGGAAAGACTCTATTATTGTTCTTGGTACAACAAAGGCTCATCTACCTTGGGCAGAGGATCTTAAGCTGGTTAGCCAATGCATTGACTCTGTTGCTTCAAAAGCCTCTATCGACGTTTCAAAAGTTGAATGGTCATACACATacaatcggaagaagctcccaacTGAGAATGGTCATGATTCGCCGTGGAATGGAGTCAACCAGCGGCAGGTTGTTCCGAAGGATTGGTGGGTAGAAGATCTGACGGATCTCGACATTGATGCCTACAAGCAAGTCATAACAGCAGTCAAAACCAAGGGTATGGTGGCCAAGGACGTGATCGGTGAGGCAATTAAAGCCTACACTTACAAGAAGCTGCCGTCACTAAGCAAGGTCTCAATGATCCATGGCGACGCAAAAGTTCGGGCGATGCTAGTTACAATCACATGCCTGTTGCCATCTGAGAAAGGCTCAGTTTCATGCAGCTTCCTCTTGAAGCTACTGAAGGCAACCAATTTGCTGAAGTGCGGCGATATGTGCAGGAAAGAGCTTATGAAGCGCATTGCACGGCAATTGGAAGAAGCATCAGTGTCAGATCTTCTGATCCCTGCAGTGGATGAGGACACCAGTGTTTACGACATTGACCTGATTCTTAGCATTGTTGAAGAATTTATCAGACAGGATAGTAAGAATGCCCAGAGACATAATGGTGGCGAAGTGAATGACCATGTATCAGCTCCTAGTGCATCAATGATTACAGTGGCAAAGATTGTTGATGGGTATCTGGCAGAGGTTGCGAAGGACCCAAATATACCGGTCTACAAGTTTTTCAGTCTCGCTGAGACAGTCTCGGCCAATTCAAGGCCAGTCCATGACGGGCTCTATCGCGCCATTGATATGTATCTGAAG GAGCACCCAAGCTTGGGCAAGAGCGACAAGAAGAGGCTCTGTGCCCTCATGGACTGCAGGAAGTTGTCGCCCGATGCATGCGCTCACGCTGTGCAGAACGAGCGCCTGCCTCTGAGGGTTGTGGTGCAGGTGCTGTACCACGAGCAGACGAGGGCTTCTGCAGCAGCCACCGTCCGAGCTGACAGCATCGGCATCGGCTCCTACGAGAGCTCAAGGTCAGGGGCCACAACAAACACAGAAGACGAGTGGGACGGCGTCATGGCCGTGGAAGACCTCAGTCTGTCGTCCAAGACGACGAAGCTAGAGAAATGTGACGCAGCTAGCACCGTCTCGGAGAAGAACCACGGCGGCAACAAGGGTGCCAACGGCAGGGCGAAAGGTGGCGTGATGCCGAAGAAGGCGGTCGGGAGGACGACGATGTCAGGCAACAAAGGGCAGGCTGGGGAGCGCAGCAGCTCGGACTCATCCGACAGCGCCATTTTGCCTTGCCAGCTGGAGCATCCCAAGAGGGCCGCAGCAAGGAGCACCACCAAGTCAGCCGCTGTGTAG
- the LOC100285179 gene encoding BTB/POZ domain-containing protein NPY2 isoform X1, translated as MKFMKLGSNPDTFQDDGNEVSIAASELVSDITVRIGTTKFYLHKFPLLSKCARFQKLIPTTGDENIEIHIHDIPGGAKAFGVCAKFCYGMIVTLNAYNVIAARCAAEYLEMNETVDKGNLIYKIDVFLSSSIFRSWKDSIIVLGTTKAHLPWAEDLKLVSQCIDSVASKASIDVSKVEWSYTYNRKKLPTENGHDSPWNGVNQRQVVPKDWWVEDLTDLDIDAYKQVITAVKTKGMVAKDVIGEAIKAYTYKKLPSLSKVSMIHGDAKVRAMLVTITCLLPSEKGSVSCSFLLKLLKATNLLKCGDMCRKELMKRIARQLEEASVSDLLIPAVDEDTSVYDIDLILSIVEEFIRQDSKNAQRHNGGEVNDHVSAPSASMITVAKIVDGYLAEVAKDPNIPVYKFFSLAETVSANSRPVHDGLYRAIDMYLKEHPSLGKSDKKRLCALMDCRKLSPDACAHAVQNERLPLRVVVQVLYHEQTRASAAATVRADSIGIGSYESSRSGATTNTEDEWDGVMAVEDLSLSSKTTKLEKCDAASTVSEKNHGGNKGANGRAKGGVMPKKAVGRTTMSGNKGQAGERSSSDSSDSAILPCQLEHPKRAAARSTTKSAAV; from the exons ATGAAGTTCATGAAGCTTGGATCGAATCCGGATACCTTTCAGGACGATGGGAATGAAGTCAG TATTGCGGCATCTGAATTGGTGAGCGACATCACTGTTCGTATAGGGACTACAAAGTTTTACCTTCACAAG TTTCCGCTCCTCTCCAAGTGTGCTCGCTTTCAGAAGTTGATTCCAACCACTGGTGATGAAAATATTGAGATCCACATCCATGATATTCCTGGTGGCGCAAAGGCTTTTGGGGTCTGTGCCAAGTTTTGCTACGGCATGATTGTCACACTCAATGCCTACAATGTGATTGCAGCCCGCTGTGCTGCAGAGTACTTGGAGATGAATGAGACTGTTGACAAGGGCAATCTGATCTACAAGATTGATGTCTTCCTCAGCTCAAGCATATTCCGGAGCTGGAAAGACTCTATTATTGTTCTTGGTACAACAAAGGCTCATCTACCTTGGGCAGAGGATCTTAAGCTGGTTAGCCAATGCATTGACTCTGTTGCTTCAAAAGCCTCTATCGACGTTTCAAAAGTTGAATGGTCATACACATacaatcggaagaagctcccaacTGAGAATGGTCATGATTCGCCGTGGAATGGAGTCAACCAGCGGCAGGTTGTTCCGAAGGATTGGTGGGTAGAAGATCTGACGGATCTCGACATTGATGCCTACAAGCAAGTCATAACAGCAGTCAAAACCAAGGGTATGGTGGCCAAGGACGTGATCGGTGAGGCAATTAAAGCCTACACTTACAAGAAGCTGCCGTCACTAAGCAAGGTCTCAATGATCCATGGCGACGCAAAAGTTCGGGCGATGCTAGTTACAATCACATGCCTGTTGCCATCTGAGAAAGGCTCAGTTTCATGCAGCTTCCTCTTGAAGCTACTGAAGGCAACCAATTTGCTGAAGTGCGGCGATATGTGCAGGAAAGAGCTTATGAAGCGCATTGCACGGCAATTGGAAGAAGCATCAGTGTCAGATCTTCTGATCCCTGCAGTGGATGAGGACACCAGTGTTTACGACATTGACCTGATTCTTAGCATTGTTGAAGAATTTATCAGACAGGATAGTAAGAATGCCCAGAGACATAATGGTGGCGAAGTGAATGACCATGTATCAGCTCCTAGTGCATCAATGATTACAGTGGCAAAGATTGTTGATGGGTATCTGGCAGAGGTTGCGAAGGACCCAAATATACCGGTCTACAAGTTTTTCAGTCTCGCTGAGACAGTCTCGGCCAATTCAAGGCCAGTCCATGACGGGCTCTATCGCGCCATTGATATGTATCTGAAG GAGCACCCAAGCTTGGGCAAGAGCGACAAGAAGAGGCTCTGTGCCCTCATGGACTGCAGGAAGTTGTCGCCCGATGCATGCGCTCACGCTGTGCAGAACGAGCGCCTGCCTCTGAGGGTTGTGGTGCAGGTGCTGTACCACGAGCAGACGAGGGCTTCTGCAGCAGCCACCGTCCGAGCTGACAGCATCGGCATCGGCTCCTACGAGAGCTCAAGGTCAGGGGCCACAACAAACACAGAAGACGAGTGGGACGGCGTCATGGCCGTGGAAGACCTCAGTCTGTCGTCCAAGACGACGAAGCTAGAGAAATGTGACGCAGCTAGCACCGTCTCGGAGAAGAACCACGGCGGCAACAAGGGTGCCAACGGCAGGGCGAAAGGTGGCGTGATGCCGAAGAAGGCGGTCGGGAGGACGACGATGTCAGGCAACAAAGGGCAGGCTGGGGAGCGCAGCAGCTCGGACTCATCCGACAGCGCCATTTTGCCTTGCCAGCTGGAGCATCCCAAGAGGGCCGCAGCAAGGAGCACCACCAAGTCAGCCGCTGTGTAG